One genomic segment of Micromonospora sp. WMMC415 includes these proteins:
- a CDS encoding valine--tRNA ligase — MTERLDARRPDAPTLAGQYQPGEVEQRRYEHWVAAGHFRASADSDRPPFTIVIPPPNVTGSLHMGHALDHTVQDALVRRKRMQGYEALWLPGMDHAGIATQNVVERQLAAQGLSRHDLGREAFVERVWQWKAESGGAILGQMRRLGDSVDWDRERFTMDEGLSRAVQTMFKKLYDDGLIYRAERIINWCPRCLTALSDIEVEHTDDDGELVSIRYSDEVVVATTRAETMLGDTAVAVHPDDDRYKHLIGTEVELPLTGRRIPIVGDEHVDPSFGTGMVKVTPAHDPNDFEIGQRHNLPSLTVMDERGVITAHGPFQGLDRFEARPAIVAALREQSRIVAEKRPYVHAVGHCSRCRTTVEPRLSLQWFVNTSPLAKAAGDAVRDGRVKIEPAELAKRYFAWVDNMHDWCISRQLWWGHRIPVWYGPDGEIVCVGPDEAPPTGEGWRQDEDVLDTWFSSGLWPFSTLGWPEQTPELAKFYPTSVLVTGYDILFFWVARMMMFGLYAMDGRQPFDVVALHGMVRDEHGKKMSKSFGNVVDPLDWIDRFGADATRFTLARGANPGGDVPVSEEWCQGSRNFCNKLWNATRFALLNGAHTEGPLPAATELSTVDRWVLSRLAHVTAEVDGQFEAYEFAKVCDLLYHFAWDDVCDWYVELSKPVLAAGGPAADATRRVLGHVLDELLRLLHPVIPFVTEELWTALTGGETVMTASWPVADRALVDDAAEAEIATLQRVVTEIRRFRSDQGLRPTQRVVARLDGLADAGIAGHEPLIRSLVRLDDAGDGFQASATLTMPGEVSVALDTRGSIDVAAERARLTKDRTAAEKEAAQARAKLGNPAFVGKAPEPVVQKIRDRLATAEADLARIDAALEALPS, encoded by the coding sequence GTGACCGAGAGACTGGATGCCCGACGCCCCGACGCCCCCACCCTTGCCGGCCAGTACCAGCCCGGCGAGGTAGAGCAGCGACGGTACGAGCACTGGGTAGCCGCCGGCCACTTCCGCGCGTCGGCGGACAGCGACAGGCCGCCGTTCACGATCGTCATCCCGCCGCCGAACGTCACCGGCTCCCTGCACATGGGGCACGCCCTGGACCACACCGTGCAGGACGCGCTGGTCCGGCGGAAGCGCATGCAGGGCTACGAGGCGCTGTGGCTGCCCGGCATGGACCACGCCGGCATCGCCACCCAGAACGTGGTGGAGCGGCAGCTCGCCGCGCAGGGACTGTCCCGGCACGACCTGGGCCGGGAGGCGTTCGTCGAGCGGGTGTGGCAGTGGAAGGCCGAGTCCGGCGGCGCGATCCTCGGCCAGATGCGCCGGCTGGGCGACTCCGTCGACTGGGACCGCGAGCGCTTCACCATGGACGAGGGCCTGTCGCGCGCCGTCCAGACCATGTTCAAGAAGCTGTACGACGACGGCCTGATCTACCGCGCCGAGCGGATCATCAACTGGTGCCCGCGCTGCCTGACCGCCCTGTCGGACATCGAGGTGGAGCACACCGACGACGATGGTGAGCTGGTCTCGATCCGGTACAGCGACGAGGTCGTGGTGGCGACCACCCGGGCGGAGACGATGCTCGGCGACACCGCGGTGGCGGTGCACCCGGACGACGACCGGTACAAGCACCTCATCGGCACCGAGGTCGAGCTGCCGCTGACCGGGCGCCGGATCCCGATCGTCGGCGACGAGCACGTCGACCCGTCGTTCGGCACCGGCATGGTCAAGGTGACGCCGGCGCACGACCCCAACGACTTCGAGATCGGCCAGCGGCACAACCTGCCCTCGCTCACGGTCATGGACGAGCGGGGAGTCATCACCGCCCACGGCCCGTTCCAGGGCCTGGACCGGTTCGAGGCCCGGCCGGCGATCGTGGCCGCGCTGCGCGAGCAGAGCCGGATCGTGGCGGAGAAGCGGCCGTACGTGCACGCGGTCGGTCACTGCTCGCGCTGCCGTACCACGGTGGAGCCCCGGCTGTCGTTGCAGTGGTTCGTCAACACCTCACCGCTGGCGAAGGCGGCCGGCGACGCGGTCCGCGACGGCCGGGTGAAGATCGAGCCGGCCGAGCTGGCCAAGCGGTACTTCGCCTGGGTCGACAACATGCACGACTGGTGCATCTCCCGCCAACTCTGGTGGGGTCACCGCATCCCGGTCTGGTACGGGCCGGACGGCGAGATCGTGTGCGTCGGGCCGGACGAGGCGCCGCCGACCGGCGAGGGCTGGCGCCAGGACGAGGACGTCCTGGACACCTGGTTCTCCAGCGGCCTGTGGCCGTTCTCCACCCTCGGCTGGCCGGAGCAGACCCCTGAGCTGGCGAAGTTCTACCCGACCAGCGTCCTCGTCACCGGGTACGACATCCTCTTCTTCTGGGTCGCCCGGATGATGATGTTCGGCCTGTACGCGATGGACGGCCGGCAGCCCTTCGACGTCGTCGCGCTGCACGGCATGGTCCGCGACGAGCACGGCAAGAAGATGTCGAAGTCGTTCGGCAACGTCGTGGACCCGCTGGACTGGATCGACCGCTTCGGCGCCGACGCCACCCGCTTCACCCTCGCCCGGGGCGCGAACCCCGGTGGTGACGTGCCGGTCAGCGAGGAGTGGTGCCAGGGCTCCCGGAACTTCTGCAACAAGCTGTGGAACGCGACCCGGTTCGCGCTGCTGAACGGCGCGCACACCGAGGGCCCGCTGCCGGCCGCGACCGAGCTGTCGACCGTCGACCGGTGGGTCCTGTCCCGCCTCGCGCACGTCACCGCCGAGGTGGACGGGCAGTTCGAGGCGTACGAGTTCGCGAAGGTCTGCGACCTGCTCTACCACTTCGCCTGGGACGACGTCTGCGACTGGTACGTCGAGCTGAGCAAGCCGGTGCTGGCCGCCGGCGGTCCCGCCGCCGACGCCACCCGGCGCGTCCTCGGGCACGTGCTCGACGAGCTGCTGCGGCTGCTGCACCCGGTGATCCCGTTCGTCACCGAGGAGCTGTGGACGGCGCTGACCGGCGGCGAGACGGTGATGACCGCGTCCTGGCCGGTGGCCGACCGGGCGCTGGTCGACGACGCCGCCGAGGCGGAGATCGCCACCCTCCAGCGGGTGGTCACCGAGATCCGCCGGTTCCGCTCCGACCAGGGGCTGCGGCCGACGCAGCGGGTCGTCGCCCGGCTCGACGGGCTGGCCGACGCCGGCATCGCCGGGCACGAGCCGCTGATCCGGTCGCTGGTCCGCCTCGACGACGCCGGCGACGGCTTCCAGGCGAGCGCCACCCTCACCATGCCCGGTGAGGTGAGCGTCGCGCTGGACACGCGCGGCTCGATCGACGTGGCCGCCGAACGGGCCCGGCTCACCAAGGACCGCACCGCGGCCGAGAAGGAGGCCGCGCAGGCCCGGGCGAAGCTGGGCAACCCGGCGTTCGTGGGTAAGGCCCCGGAGCCGGTGGTCCAGAAGATCCGGGACCGGCTGGCGACCGCCGAGGCCGACCTGGCCCGCATCGACGCCGCTCTGGAGGCGCTGCCCTCGTGA